The genomic interval CATCGGACAGCAGGAATGCCTGCTGATCGCCCAGGCAATAGCCGGCAACCCGTACCCGCCAAGGTTGCCCGATACAACGACCACCCGCGATCAAAGCCCAATTCGTCATGCTGTCACTCCCCTAAATTGTTGCTCGCTTGCTGCAGGCAATGCGGCGCCTGTCGGCACGCAGCCGGTATGCCCTGAATCACGCGGATTCAGCCAGTTCTTTCCAGGACACGATGCGCGCCTGCGTCCTGAGATGTTGGCGAATGATCGCTTCGATGTAATGTTCATGGTCGCGCTCGGAACTGATGATCACGACATCGTCCGCCCCGACCTGTTCGCTTATCCAGGCCAGCGGCTGAATGGGTACGCCAAGCATTTGATTGCCCTGGCGGTTGAGGTTGGAATCGATGCAGGCAACGACCTGGCTGCTGCTCTTCTCGGCTTCAAGAATCAGCAGCGCAGCGATGAAGGCGCTGCCAAAGATGATGATTCGGCGCCCCTCCAGGCTGGCGAGAATGCTCGCCGATGGACTCTCACTAGCTCTGCGCGCCCAGCTCAGGAGTTTCTGGGTTGCGCCGGCATGTCCGCAGACCGACAGTTTCTCCAGCTGGCTTGTTTGTTCAGTCAACGATAGAAACTGGGCAAGCAGAACCACAGGCAAGCCCGCCAGAAAGGCGTCGGGTGCTTGCTGCATATTGCGCTGCAGGTTCGCGGCAGCTTTGCCGGTTTTGCTCAGAACGCCCTTGCTGATTGCCCTGCCCGGCTGGGTGGTAATCGCCTCCTGAATTTCGAAGCGCGCTGTGCAGGCATCGAAATGCAGAGCCTCTGCCTGCATACCGGGCACACCCTTGGCGATGCGTTTGAGCCCTTGATAGAGGGCGACGCCTGGCAGCGACAGGCTTGCCACATGGGAGAACTGCTTGGTATGCACGCGACGGCGCAGCAATGGTTGGTCAAGGTAGCCTATGGCATGCCGGCGGTTGATGCGCGCCGGTAACAGCACGTCCTCGATGCCCGCCGCGTCCTTTGTCTGCTTGCGAGGAGCGTCGCCGAGGTAGCGGTGTACCGCATAGGACTTGGGCAGTACGGCCCGCTCCAGCATCACGCCGCTGGGCATCGGCCACAGCCGCTCCTTGAGGAAACTGCTGACGTATTCCCCGGGCGCGAAAACCCGCTCCGAGCCGAGCATGGCGCTGCCGTCGACCAGCGCATGGCCATCCTGATCGATGTCGCTGACGCGCGTCCATACCATCCGCACCTCAGGGTGGCAGTCCATGAAACGCATCTGCCGCTCCAGCATATCGCGCTCCATGATGTCATCGTCGTGGGTCACAATCACCCGATGCCCCAAGGCAAGGTGATAAGCCGAAAGGCAGTTGAACTCCACGGTGGAAACATTGCTGGCGTTCCTGACATAACGGATTCGCGGGTCCTGCAAGCCGAGGATGAACTGCGCAGTCCCGTCACTGCTGTTATTGTCGAGAACCAGCAGTTCAAAATGCTCATAGCTCTGCCCGAGCACGGCAGCAATGGACTGCTCCAAGTAGTGCACCCGATTGTAAGTCAGCAGGGCAACAGTCAGCGGCGGAATGGCGGGTTTCATGGTAAGGCGCGCACCAGGTCAGGAATATCACGGTGCTTCTGCCCGTGTAGAAAGACGAAATTGGTTTCCTGGGTTTGCTCGTCAATGCCCGGGCATGGACGTAGTCCCTCGTTGCTCAGGGTATAGGCCTGATAGCCAAGACGACCAAGCCGTTCCACGACCTCATTGGGGTGGTAGTCAAACTTCCTGGCCCACTTCCTCAACAGTTCGATCAGAATCACAGGCTTGTGTTGGGCGAGCATCGCCTCGCCGCCCTGGATCACCATCAACTCCGCCCCTTCCACATCGCACTTGATGAGCTGGGGCGCCAGCTCATGCTGGGCGCAAAAGCTATCCAGCGTCGTGGCCGGGCAGCATACCTTCTGAAGACTTTCCTGGCGGCCGGGTTGCCCGGCCAGTACCTGGGAAGTGGCGCCGGAGCAGTTGGGCGTGTAAAGAAACTCCAGCGTCGCCTGCTGGTTGGAAAAGGCCAGCCGGTGCGCCTCTATGTTGAACAAGCCGTTGTGGCGGATGTTGCGCTCGAGAATCTCATGGGTATGGGGGATCGGTTCGAAGGCGTAAATCCGCGCCGACGGGCAATGCCGAGCCAGCGCCAGGGCATACCAGCCGCAATTGGCGCCGATGTCCAGAATCACCGCGTTTTCCTGGGTTATGGCTTTGAGGAACTCGGTTTCCTGTGTTTCATAGGCACGGAAGTTCATCAGGGTGCAGGGCACCAGATGCTGGTCCTGGGGGTCCACAAACAACTCGATCTGCTGCGAGCGGGAACGCACGAAGATGCCCTCTGGCAGAATGCGCAAAGACTCCACATCGGTACCGGCGATAAACTCAGGGTACTCGAACAGGCTGGTGTGCCGCGCGTGAATGGCTTCGATGTAATCC from Pseudomonas fortuita carries:
- a CDS encoding FkbM family methyltransferase; this translates as MNTLNHIRTAYEAGGSAKQDYIEAIHARHTSLFEYPEFIAGTDVESLRILPEGIFVRSRSQQIELFVDPQDQHLVPCTLMNFRAYETQETEFLKAITQENAVILDIGANCGWYALALARHCPSARIYAFEPIPHTHEILERNIRHNGLFNIEAHRLAFSNQQATLEFLYTPNCSGATSQVLAGQPGRQESLQKVCCPATTLDSFCAQHELAPQLIKCDVEGAELMVIQGGEAMLAQHKPVILIELLRKWARKFDYHPNEVVERLGRLGYQAYTLSNEGLRPCPGIDEQTQETNFVFLHGQKHRDIPDLVRALP
- a CDS encoding glycosyltransferase family 2 protein, whose amino-acid sequence is MKPAIPPLTVALLTYNRVHYLEQSIAAVLGQSYEHFELLVLDNNSSDGTAQFILGLQDPRIRYVRNASNVSTVEFNCLSAYHLALGHRVIVTHDDDIMERDMLERQMRFMDCHPEVRMVWTRVSDIDQDGHALVDGSAMLGSERVFAPGEYVSSFLKERLWPMPSGVMLERAVLPKSYAVHRYLGDAPRKQTKDAAGIEDVLLPARINRRHAIGYLDQPLLRRRVHTKQFSHVASLSLPGVALYQGLKRIAKGVPGMQAEALHFDACTARFEIQEAITTQPGRAISKGVLSKTGKAAANLQRNMQQAPDAFLAGLPVVLLAQFLSLTEQTSQLEKLSVCGHAGATQKLLSWARRASESPSASILASLEGRRIIIFGSAFIAALLILEAEKSSSQVVACIDSNLNRQGNQMLGVPIQPLAWISEQVGADDVVIISSERDHEHYIEAIIRQHLRTQARIVSWKELAESA